DNA from Asanoa sp. WMMD1127:
CCTGGCCGCGACCGAGGACCGCGAGGTCCCGCTGGTCATCACCGACTTCGCGACGGCCGAGCTGGTCAAGGTCGCCGCCAACGCGTTCCTGGCCACCAAGATCTCGTTCATCAACGCGATGGCCGAGGTCTGCGAGGTCGCCGGCGGTGACGTCACCCAGCTGTCCCGGGCGATCGGCTACGACCCGCGCATCGGCAACCGGTTCCTCCAGGCCGGTGTCGGCTTCGGCGGCGGCTGCCTGCCCAAGGACATCCGCGCGTTCCAGGCGCGGGCCCAGGAGCTGGGCGCCGGCGAGGCGCTGCGGTTCCTGCACGAGGTCGACCTGATCAACCTGCGCCGCCGCACCCGGGTGCTCAACCTGGCCGCCGACCTGCTCGGCCGCCGCTCCGGCCCGGCGGGCCCGGACCTGTCCGGCGCCAAGATCGCGGTGCTCGGCGCCACCTTCAAGCCCAACTCCGACGACATCCGCGACGCGCCCTCGCTGGCGGTCGCCGGGCTCCTGCTCAAGGCCGGCGCCGACGTGCGGGTCTACGACCCCGAGGGCATGGACAACGCCAAGAAGGCCGCGCCCGACCTGACGTACGAGCCGACGCTCAACGACGCCGTGCGCGAGGCCGACCTGGTCTGCGTGCTGACCGAGTGGGCGGACTTCCGCAACGCCGACCCGGTGGCGCTCGGTGAGCTGGTCGCCGGCAAGAAGGTGATCGACGGCCGCAACTGCCTCGACCCGGCGCTGTGGACCCAGGCCGGCTGGGTCTACCGGGGCATGGGCCGCCCGTAACAGTCCGTTTCGCCGAAGGGCGCTTCCGGGGTTCCGTACCCCGGGGGCGCCCTTTCACATTGGAGGGACGTCACCGATTTCGGGTGTCGCGTCCGGACACGCCCAAAGGGACTGTTCAATCGACGTCCGGTATGGGCATGCTTCGGTATAGGCGTCACTGTCCTGCCGCGGAGAGGTGCGATGGAAAGGTATCCCTGTCCCTCCTGCGGCCGGGAGATCGACCCCGCGCCCCGGTGCCCCTA
Protein-coding regions in this window:
- a CDS encoding UDP-glucose/GDP-mannose dehydrogenase family protein, producing MTIPYPNTQPMPAIAAVTPPSGAARPRLTFLGTGYLGATYAICYAELGYEVLGVDVDEAKIAGLASGVVPFHEPGLDELLRRNIAAGRLRFSTDYKEAADFGDVHFICVGTPQRGDGMGADLSYVEGSVVALTQHMTRKALIVGKSTVPVGTAEWIEQLVGKHVAPELGVEVAWSPEFLQEGFAVEDVLRPNRIVVGVKSDWANGLLYSAHKGVFDLAATEDREVPLVITDFATAELVKVAANAFLATKISFINAMAEVCEVAGGDVTQLSRAIGYDPRIGNRFLQAGVGFGGGCLPKDIRAFQARAQELGAGEALRFLHEVDLINLRRRTRVLNLAADLLGRRSGPAGPDLSGAKIAVLGATFKPNSDDIRDAPSLAVAGLLLKAGADVRVYDPEGMDNAKKAAPDLTYEPTLNDAVREADLVCVLTEWADFRNADPVALGELVAGKKVIDGRNCLDPALWTQAGWVYRGMGRP